From Pseudobdellovibrio exovorus JSS, a single genomic window includes:
- a CDS encoding flagellar motor protein MotB, with protein sequence MAQKKQTIVIKKIIVQGGGHHGGSWKVALADFMTALMAFFLVMWLVGQSEETKKAVSDYFSTPSVIEYNYQNFGAEVTLEKLFLDLVNEPLRAFQSFLEPADKTPNILDMGSAKVVSAFMADKMNDVAKNVTIAQNGFDFDIPDTYLFERGTAQPNAQFIEVMNRLTQITSGLQDADVTVTSMLFTQAVADKTQATAEKVARDRLNTVSSKIHASFEHGNNGLKGSISVKDKKGEVDVQKLIGIIRISIRQKPSEKLENRRKIQSIFGEKESAQNNYDGESVPRRGTASARGGRSDEEIFVNPVDMEVQKIQNAADPLSRPQYEE encoded by the coding sequence GTGGCACAGAAGAAGCAGACCATAGTAATTAAAAAGATAATCGTCCAAGGGGGCGGCCATCACGGCGGCTCTTGGAAGGTGGCTTTGGCTGACTTTATGACGGCGTTGATGGCGTTCTTCCTTGTGATGTGGTTGGTTGGTCAAAGTGAAGAGACCAAAAAAGCAGTATCAGATTATTTCTCGACTCCATCCGTAATTGAATACAACTATCAGAACTTCGGCGCTGAGGTGACTCTTGAAAAACTTTTCTTGGATCTTGTTAATGAACCATTAAGAGCTTTCCAGAGTTTCTTAGAGCCAGCAGATAAAACTCCGAATATCTTAGATATGGGATCTGCAAAAGTGGTATCAGCATTTATGGCTGACAAAATGAACGATGTTGCGAAAAACGTAACGATTGCTCAGAATGGTTTTGATTTTGATATTCCAGATACATATTTATTTGAACGTGGTACAGCTCAGCCGAATGCACAATTTATCGAAGTGATGAATCGTCTGACACAAATCACTTCAGGCTTACAAGATGCTGATGTGACGGTGACATCTATGCTGTTCACTCAGGCGGTTGCGGATAAAACGCAAGCAACAGCAGAAAAAGTGGCACGTGATCGTCTGAACACAGTGAGTAGTAAAATTCACGCGTCTTTCGAGCATGGCAATAATGGCTTGAAAGGTAGTATCTCGGTAAAAGATAAAAAAGGTGAAGTGGATGTGCAAAAGCTCATCGGTATCATCCGTATCTCGATCCGTCAGAAACCAAGTGAAAAGCTCGAGAACCGCAGAAAAATCCAAAGTATTTTCGGCGAAAAAGAATCGGCACAAAATAACTATGATGGCGAGTCAGTTCCAAGACGTGGGACTGCTTCGGCACGTGGTGGCCGTAGTGATGAAGAGATTTTTGTAAATCCTGTAGATATGGAAGTACAAAAAATTCAGAATGCGGCAGACCCTCTGTCGCGCCCGCAGTACGAAGAATAA
- the motA gene encoding flagellar motor stator protein MotA, translating into MGYVGIIVVFIMVFGGFLIAGGNMSVILKAAPLELMIIGGAALGGYIIANPMKVIKAGFKLSFKAMTSKGPQKKDYLDLLQMLFQLFQTFRKEGPQGVEKHIENPEQSDIFKAYPSVMKNHHAIHFICDTMKMTLSTDLSPYDVDDLMDGDIKAIHAEEHMAQHAVQTVADGFPGLGIVAAVLGIVKTMAHLTDGVEKIGALVASALVGTMLGVFGAYGLIGPTATKMAADIAAEGRFLECIKAAMVALQRGAPPLVCVEYARRTIMPEERPTFEELDKSTKDIKKAAA; encoded by the coding sequence ATGGGATATGTAGGTATCATTGTCGTCTTTATCATGGTTTTCGGTGGTTTCTTAATCGCCGGTGGTAATATGTCGGTTATTCTGAAGGCAGCTCCTCTAGAGCTGATGATCATCGGAGGAGCCGCATTAGGTGGTTACATCATTGCGAATCCGATGAAAGTAATCAAAGCTGGATTTAAATTGAGCTTTAAAGCGATGACATCGAAAGGTCCTCAAAAAAAGGATTATCTCGATTTGTTACAGATGCTCTTCCAACTTTTTCAAACTTTCAGAAAAGAAGGACCTCAAGGTGTTGAAAAACACATCGAGAATCCAGAGCAAAGTGATATCTTCAAAGCTTACCCATCCGTGATGAAAAACCATCACGCGATTCATTTTATTTGCGATACAATGAAAATGACTCTTTCGACAGATTTGTCTCCGTATGACGTAGATGATTTGATGGACGGGGATATTAAAGCGATCCATGCAGAAGAGCATATGGCTCAGCATGCGGTGCAAACAGTGGCTGATGGTTTCCCTGGTTTGGGTATCGTGGCTGCGGTTTTGGGTATCGTAAAAACGATGGCCCACTTAACTGATGGTGTTGAAAAAATCGGGGCCCTAGTTGCTTCCGCTCTAGTGGGAACGATGTTAGGGGTTTTCGGAGCTTATGGTCTTATTGGTCCTACAGCAACGAAGATGGCTGCGGATATCGCAGCAGAAGGCCGTTTCTTAGAATGTATTAAAGCTGCGATGGTAGCTCTACAGCGTGGAGCTCCTCCATTGGTGTGTGTTGAGTACGCGCGTCGTACGATCATGCCAGAAGAGCGTCCGACTTTTGAAGAATTAGATAAGTCGACAAAAGACATCAAAAAAGCAGCGGCATAA